The nucleotide window TGTGATTTACTGACCGGCCTCAGCCAACAAAATTGCCACCTTGGAGGCGCAACAGCGCAGGGCTGTATTGTGGCGGTGGTACACCTGCTGGCTCATGCGGAGCGCAGATAGCGCCCGCTCAACACATAGCTCTGGTGTAGGCATCTTCGTAGCTGACAACAATACAACACCATAAGACTCACGCGCAACTCATTCGTAGTCATTCTGTCcttcaggtttataatacttatttaggAGTATTGAATTATAGTAGCAATCTTTATCAACCTacaatttttacattaattatgttCAAAAAGATACTTGtacacaaataatttgaatagcATGTCAGTGGAATATAGCAAGTAAAATTACCGCTAGCGAGAACTTCTTTGGTCTTGTCGATGAAGTGTAGCGCGCGGCTGAGGTCGAGCTCACTGCTGCATTGCTGGCACACCCACTCGCCCCGGTGGATGCTGATCACGGGGCCGCGGCACGACTGGCACGAATACGCCGAGAATAGCATCTGTCGGGCAAAACAACACACATCTACCACCACCAGCACCACCAGCGAGTGTTAGcaaactaattaatataacCTTTTGTAGGTTTCGTGAGGCCCATGTCCGTCAGTGGGCGTCTACAGGCTGATATGATGATGTATTGTGAAGTCAATTCTCTGAGTGTTGTCTAGCCTACATAGTTTATATATTAAGTACTCTGTATACAAGAAATTAAGTCTTTATCTCAAATCGTCGGCATGTTTATGTGTATTGTTATAGGTCACTTGGGTACTTATTTGCGTTTATTTGGAGCAATGGGTACCATGCTCTTGCAATTCTATGAGGATAAATAGAAGATAGAGACTTTAAGGCCACTGCTGTGGTATAGTAGTTTCGCAATACTTTCTGATTTCATACCTATCATcaatgtatgtgtgtttgtgtatatATAAATTAACTCAAAGTaaacgcaaaaaaataaaaacatacaaataataagtaataattctttatttactgatcaaaacataaacttaaaatttaaaggaATACAAAGTAGGTAGTAGCAAGCGTGAGTCATGCACGTGTCACGAGCCACCGGCTTCATCATCTATTTCAtcctgaaataaaattattaaacaaataagacATAGAAACAGCACAGGACAGCACGCTAGCACATTTTAGGACCACGTATAATAGTATAACTTCTAACACACCATTTAATGTCTCaaaatgtctatttattttttattagtcaaaacaaaaagtattagtAAAGtctttaataagaaataaataaaaaaagacaacaaaggttctttttatttaaattacgtgTTGAAactgcagtgatagccgagtggtataagtcgGCATTCACGCAAATgatcgacggttcgaacccgaggcaacacacaatGGCTGTCGTACTTGGCCAagtactcaaggcctaactccctTATTTGGGAGaagttgcccagcagtgggataaaaAACCGTGTCGAAAAAGTGTGTAGTATGACTTACCACGAAGTCGCCGCGAGCGCGGTCCAGGCAGGCGGCACACGTGCACAGGAACTTGTATTGTTGTAAGAGCTCCTTGCGACGCAGTAAGGTGGGCTGGCGGGAGTAGTGCGGCCCGTAGCAGTTGAACACCGGCTCGCCGGGGATGATCTCTCGAGCCGCGCGCACCACCAGCTTGGTACCCATGAACCTGAAACATGAAATATTACTTCATTAATATAAATGctacaacaattttattaacttattgtATGATAATCTGTGTGGATCTGAATGAGACAAGTTTGTAAGGACCCCTATGGGAATTagacgtaattttatgtatgtatatatgcaTGTTAGAACTGTCTATGACAGTTAGGAGACCTTTTAGTATATCATTTTTGatcatataataatttaaaagcataATGAAATAGATTTAGACAGAGTAAGACTAAAAGAGGGAAGGGAGgccctttgccctgcagtgggacaatataggctgattatatattattatatatttattaattatgtttaaataacagtaattaCTCACATGGAAGTGATGTTCGGGTCACACGAGTGATTCATCATGGAGCAAGACGGGTAGACGGCGGTTGCGATGCGAGTCTCCCTCGGCTCGCGGGCAGCTTCGGCTGATAACATAATTGtacagtttattattatgtgacaAAGTCTTATAATTAATGGTATAACTTTAGTAGCGTCCAAAACTTAATGATAGCTAATCCTTAAGTGActatgatattaaaaaaagacaattctcgcactaagaattactcttttGCCGCAGGGagtcttacaaacatacaaacaacgacacaaagtacaaccagacccgaaacaacaatttgttgatcgcacaaataattgttccgtgtgggaattgaacccacgacgcAATGGTGGTGGTGTGGCGACCACCTGAACCGCCGCCGTATGGTAATATAGTCAAATATATACTTACCATCAAAATGGAACATATCAAGTTTATATTCGACGAGAGAGAATGTGGCGTGAGCGTTCATGACCATCTGTCCGATGCTGCGGAAGATGAGCGCGGCGGAGAACACGTGCAGCTCGTGCGTCGGCAGCTGGTGCCCGAGCTGCTGGTCGAGGAACTCCATGAAGTTCGTGTGCTCGATCAAATACTGGGTTAAGAGACCGGCGTACTGTGAAACAAAGAAATACTTTAGTATGATGATCGGATGATTTGTAAAtagttatgtatattattatgctttctAATACACTTATTAAATTTAgggtaattaaaatataatgtatttaattttgaaataggatcagcttagcctttctaccaactatgttggagtcggcttccagtctcaccggatgtgaatactagtattttacatggagcgactgcctatctgacctccacaaccatacctgggttataacacgatattcttcggtaagactgaacAAATCTTTTAATAAAGATAGAAAATTTACTAACTATAGCGTATTGAAGATAGTCCTCATCAGGCATTCTGTCTAAGTTCGACATTAAATGAAACATGTGTAGGAAGCGATCATCCTGCTCATAGATTTGCAGGGGATCGAACTGCTTGTAGTAGTCAAAGATGTCTTTAGCAGACTCGACGCGGTGGCCGCTTTCCAACAAGCCGGGGTAGCCCTCCCGGGCACTGCGCAGGAGCACCCTGcaacaaataagaaataaatatatattttgggacaactcacacacggtcatctgattccagtTTAGGAGAGCTGGTACTATGTACAAgctttgttaaattatttttttaacgcaaTTATTGTTTCACTTGTAAATcgtttggcgattgaaaagagtggccgtgagtttcttgctagctcttctcataaggctctacccactttccgagctagtggtagattcagtaatgataccaactatcataagtgtcaatatttgacttaaatgaataaatgatttgatttttatcaTGGTTGGTTATGTTAGGGTATAAAAGACATACCTGAAACCCAAGTGGCCGAGTCCGAGGTGTGCAAAGAAGTGCATCTGGACGCCGCTGCACTCATATTTGTGGTAATGGTCCCAGGCTTGTTGGCGGCATTCCACGCTGCAGTAGATGCTGAACGAACACACCAGGCATCTGGAAAACACATACTATTAGTCACAATTGGAATATGTTAATGCATatacaatcaaattaaacatttataattttagtccgATCGGGCAATTGTTGTATATTGATAGCGCCGATACAGGCTGCAACTAGTGGGGTTACACTGCTAGActggtaataaatgttttttttacctacGATATctgtaaggcttgctacacaagTATTCTGTCCGGCATCAATCAGCCCAGCCAGCATTCGGCAGTAGCGTTGCTAAGGTGCCGAACATAAATTTGGCAATAAACTCCTTCCTATTACATGAGACCTAACATgcattatgtatttaaaaccgGCGAAGTTACTACTATCACCTAGATATTAATACAAATTGTAGTATAAGACGAACTCACGGTATAGGATTGATCTTGTCTATGGCACAGCCGTCGCAGATGTACTCGAAGCTCTTCTGAACTGGCACTACGACGTACGGCTCTTCAATGAACATTACGTCACCGCGGTTCAGCAGCTCTCTCGCCACCACATGCCGACCCATCTCAAACTTGCGGCTGTAACACACGCTCACTGACTCAATGTGCGGTTctcataagtaataatatatttcatcctaattttatttacacaatccttttagtttataattacaGGGTATTAAGTAAcgcaaaattaaacatttttgaatatttactaagaaaatatttagaaacatacaatatgaatttgaatttgTGTCTAAGCGTGTTAAGTATTTGTGAAAGTGTCTTACACGAGTTCTATAGAAGCAGATGCGTTTTGAAACTGAGGGTTGGGACCGTTATGTAGTTCCGCTAAGGGGGGGAGCCGGGGTATAGCACAAAAGTAATCCAGCAGCGCTTGGGTCGCGGCATCCAGTTCGGACATTTTTGTCAACATGGCTTCTGAAAAAATCACATACAAACGTATAATTTTGCGCACAGCTTGTGTCGCTGAGCCGCAAATATTCACGCTAAATCAGTTATTATATACAAATTACTGATATCGCACAGCAACACATAGAAAAGCAAACCTGAACTAATATTGTACTGTAACTATAAACTTTGCAATACATCGCTGCATGTGTAAAAATCTGAGTATTGAATGAATTTCTGAccgttttatattaacgaaaagAAACTTTAACAAATGGCGATTTTTACATGCACAGTGACGATATTAGAGTAAGTAGGAAATACAAATTACTCACTGCCGTACGGAGCATTGGTGTCAATGAGGTAGAGATTAGCTCTTGCCTCTAGGAAGCATTGTCTTGCCTCCGCTCGTCGCTTGAGGCCAACGTAACATTCAACGCGGCGAATGTATAACTTAAATTTGGACGCGTTTTCAGGGAAGCCATGACGGAAGGCGCGCTCCACATCCTCGATAGCATACTGACAGAAGAATCATACATGTTACTCTCAAGTCAACTTGTCTCAACTACTATACATATAACTTTTATACTTTCAATACTTACCTCCTAAGTATACTGAGTCTGACTActttagataatttattatttttatataaacgtacataataaactatgattttaatgtaagtgttaaattttttcataattaccgagtaataataaaaattgatttgatttcaaatcgctctcctgtaaaattactataatgtcaGTTGACTCATTATACTTAGTATGTATGGATCTGTACGATTAAGCTTACTTGAAATCCATTAAGCTTGTACAAACAAGCAGATCGATTCCCCAGTGACAGTGGAAATATTTGCCCATCCTCGCGAGCAAGTTTCAAACTGGTACAGTACGCTGAATAAGCAGCGTCATAGTTTTGAGTATTGTAAAGGTCATTGCCCTTTGTTTTCCACAGAAGGGCTAGGCCCTCGTCTTTTTCAGGTACCATATCTGGGCGTCTACTTTCTTTAGACATTTCCCGTACGAAATCCATAAACATGTGCATGGTTTCCCtgttgaaaagtattttattttaacttcatgTACATAGGTGATGTAGTCAAgactaaatatataatatgtgtacatTGTCATAGCTACTATAGTacatgtcaatttttttttactttcactttatatttttgattaatagcaattattttaatttaaatttttattcaaaatggtAAATTTGAAAACATGTTTGTCTTTACTCAATGAGTTTAAGTCCTCAGTATATAGCTATATTATATGATCCATTATTCTGCTTTATATTTAAGAGATTGATAGATTGTTGCCATTAAATGTTGCTTTAGGTTGCTGATTTCTTACTGGCCTGTGACTGAGTGCAACTAGCTACAAACAGCTAGCATAGTAGTGTTTGGCTGAGCTTATATTCTCAGGTTTAAATAATAAGGAGTTGCTATTAAATTCTCTTTAATGCTAGACTTAAGACAGTATCAAGTAAGCCAGTGTCAAACTGCtcttacattaaattaataattaaatttaatctcCCCAGTTGGATATTAATTCAGATAAAGAACAGAATTTAAATTCCAACAATACATAGATATGACGCCTCCACTTAGCACAAAAGTGTCTAACCTACACCCACCTCATTATATTATCACTAGCAAATAGTTTACTTATAACTTCACCAATAATACACTAACTGATTTACAGCAATTACAGGTAAATGCTTTGTGTAaactctattaaaaaaacctgAATGATAAATAACCCAACCACTtaagaatatacaaacaatttaaaatatgaattataaataaagataaacatACCTTATGGCATAATCCCCTAACAGGTAATCCATGGTCTCCACCTCCGAACATTTGAAATCACCACGGTGTAATTTTCTCTCAGATGCTACGAGGAGGGTCAGCATCTCCAAGAGATGTTCTGCCCGACCATCCATCATTTTCACTCACTCACACTGATCAAATTCAACACAAGGAAATAAGCACTATATTAGTACACAACAGGACTGAAAAGACTCAGAATCAGGTAATTCCTCTCAGTAAGGCCGACACGAGCGCTGTCGGCGGAGGACACGGTGTATCTGAGGGTTACTGGCACCGCACGGCTGCGCGATATCCCTGCGCGCTCCCGGCCAAGGAAGCAAGGTAGGGTGAGAGCGTGAGATCGACGCTCGAGCCAGAGAGAGCACGAATGCAGGAGCCACTGACCGCTCCTACTAACAAGTACATAGTATTGATTGCTTTAAGCGCCGGGCTAGGCCTTAAAATCTAGACCCTATGTAATATAGGGTTCAAATAAATACCTGCTACGTAGTTATGGTTCCAGTTGATATCAtttgaataacttttaattatttaacttgtatTGCATTTGCACTTAAACCTAAAATCCCTTATTCTAATGTATTGATTAAAATCTATTTGACTTATCGCCTATTTTTTgacaacaataaaaacataggcACCCATGCCATGTTATCaaactatgaaaataatttgacaatGACATTTCAAGTGTTGCAAGACttgatataatttttagtaCCGTGTACTTATGCCAATTTCAATTTTATCGAATTAATGTATTCAATATACAGAccgtattaaataaatagaaaaaaaattgcatcaTAACTAAACGCTAAAaaacttgtataatatttttgtgtactcCATAAACACAAAGTCAAAGTTTGGAccataatatttcacaataaatcaaccataattattttaaataaaacaatatagaaaactgaagtatattattttggattactattttgtttttaggaAATAAGTAGCAAGAtagacgaaataaaatattgtaattaaataaaccatcaaacaaaacaaaaaccagCAACCTCTCCAAAATatctaacaaaacaataaactccGAAAGCGTCATTGTaagtattgataaaattacCAAGAATACAAACAGAGTCAGAAAGGATAAGAGATAGAATGAATCTTAAATTAACGAGAACAGAGATAGTAAGAAGTTAGAAAGAAAGTAATTTGGCAGATACAAATGTCAAAAAATCGAATAATGTTGCCAGCTTTATTACATAGTGATAGTACATAGTACGTAAGTACGGTAAAACGAACgaagattattttaatgacaatatGTGCTATTTTAATGCCAATTAGGGCTTCCAATCTCGGTAATTCCGCATATTGcgattagaaaaattaaaattgaaataaaaaatctaatataattcTTAATAATTTGGGTAGGTATTTGACTGagttaaagaaaaattaaactttttcgGTAAGAATTACAATCTTTGATAATCTATACAGCCTTTTTTTTAACTCTTAAGTGCCCTTCTTAGTTTGCATTTTGTAATtgtgttttgaatttgaaatgtgGCATCATTTTTGAATTataaacatccatactaatattataaatgcgaaagtaactctgtctgtctgtctgtctgtctgtctgtctgtctgtctgtctgctactcaatcacgtctaaactactgaaccaatttgcatgaaatttggtatggagatattttgatacccgagaaaggacataggctactttttaccccgggaaaatgacgcatttcccgggaaaattcagaatattcaacgaagtcgcgaaaaatcaacattataatgacattgaatcaacaaaattccgttgccacggcaactgttttaatggcggatatgccttagcgcgacttcgttatactaagagatataaataattttgagaatacttttcatgaaaaaaaagcatattttatatcatcacgctacgaccaataggagcagagtaggtaacagtaaaaagtgttacaaaaacatggaaaattctgacccattctctcttatgtgacgcaagcgaagttgcgcgggtcagctagtattatatataactagctgacctgtgCATGAATGTCGTCTTGTTGCATTCGTTGCAGCGCCCAAAGAGCTAGATTCTCTTAAAGTAATATGCCTACATGAAAATGCGCACACAACTTTGTCGCTCGGGCCTATCCTTCTATCCGTGGCCGAGATCCTTTTCTCGTGCTTCTGCCGGTGCCCGCGCGTTACGCTACATTGCAGGTAAATAGTGCCCACGCCTGCTTACCTGCTATGTAGCGTCCATGTATGGAACCTCGCTAAAGTTCTTCACCGGCAAAATAATTTAGGCATCTACGATAATACGACCGGCTCCGCGTTAAAAACTCAAACCATGATTGGCGTCCGACTCACGGTTCGTTCAGTCTAGATAAGGATACGGAGCATGAAGCGTTTCTACAGAGGAAAAATTAAGTATTAGTT belongs to Anticarsia gemmatalis isolate Benzon Research Colony breed Stoneville strain chromosome Z, ilAntGemm2 primary, whole genome shotgun sequence and includes:
- the LOC142986409 gene encoding protein-lysine N-methyltransferase SMYD4-like, with product MMDGRAEHLLEMLTLLVASERKLHRGDFKCSEVETMDYLLGDYAIRETMHMFMDFVREMSKESRRPDMVPEKDEGLALLWKTKGNDLYNTQNYDAAYSAYCTSLKLAREDGQIFPLSLGNRSACLYKLNGFQYAIEDVERAFRHGFPENASKFKLYIRRVECYVGLKRRAEARQCFLEARANLYLIDTNAPYGKAMLTKMSELDAATQALLDYFCAIPRLPPLAELHNGPNPQFQNASASIELVRKFEMGRHVVARELLNRGDVMFIEEPYVVVPVQKSFEYICDGCAIDKINPIPCLVCSFSIYCSVECRQQAWDHYHKYECSGVQMHFFAHLGLGHLGFRVLLRSAREGYPGLLESGHRVESAKDIFDYYKQFDPLQIYEQDDRFLHMFHLMSNLDRMPDEDYLQYAIYAGLLTQYLIEHTNFMEFLDQQLGHQLPTHELHVFSAALIFRSIGQMVMNAHATFSLVEYKLDMFHFDAEAAREPRETRIATAVYPSCSMMNHSCDPNITSMFMGTKLVVRAAREIIPGEPVFNCYGPHYSRQPTLLRRKELLQQYKFLCTCAACLDRARGDFVMLFSAYSCQSCRGPVISIHRGEWVCQQCSSELDLSRALHFIDKTKEVLASATKMPTPELCVERALSALRMSQQVYHRHNTALRCCASKVAILLAEAGEFKQSLEILRGNLQSQEYQFGSFSVEVAHELRKLASIALRRVTATIYAPDASDNIVEASNIVTKATRLFDLYYGPWGDTANYLFSCEYILNKLPGLIVRRQPGAPPALAQMEHVRLMSMLDKLKPWPQLVPPPLCPY